GCAGTTAATATCATACCAAATATCAACACCAATGCTAATCACATAATTAATACGCGAATAATATCCTACCTAATATTTACGTGTAATTAATATATCGAAATTGATGTGCGTACGATGTATAGTGCGTACGATCTTGTATGACGTGTTCTCACTCGTCTGTCCAACTCATCGAACGGCTACTGAGGTCTGTTGTACATAAATCATACAAAATTCATCGTACGTGTAGCAAGACTCTTAAAATATTATCTAATATCAATGtacattgcacgtacacatttaCTAGTTAAATCTGTCATGGTGCGTACACATTTACTAGTTAAATCTGTCCTGGTGTTTCCATGTAGAGTAAAATCGGGATTCTACAAGCATGTCTTTTTGACGTTTATAGATAGAAATGCGAGCATGGGAGCACCAGAATGTATCAGTTGCCGCATCAtaacaaataaaaataaaatccGTGTGACAAAATCTACCGACAACCACTGAAAAAGTACTGAAGACACCCTTTTACGTACCTGACATAATCAAAGTACAGTTGGGTGGCTCCCATAACTAAATATCTTACCTCGTGAATTCCGAAAAGAAAATACTTAAGAAATGAATTTTTTGTGGACGCGCATTGTCTTCACAGGGAGCAAATTGCGAAAAACCACTACATTTTAAGTTCATGTTTAGATTTGCCACCACATTTCTTGGGCGCCCCAAAAATCAATCGATTTCCTTGCTAATTTTCTTAATAAACACCGATGATTCATTTGGGGCGAATTAATTCAATTTCTGACATACCGGGCCCACTTATCAGGTCCACATGACACTATTTTGTCAACACAGTTTGTTTTGACTGTGAAAACAAATCACCATGCATCCATTATGTTGCACCTCCTGTCGCTTATGGCCGACGCCGCCCCTCTCTCCCGCGCCACCCCGCATCCTCTCTCCCGTCGACCACTACACCTTCCTCCATCTCTCCTCCCTCCCGGTGTGGGCGAGATCAGCAGCACGGCATCCCGTCACGCGCCGCCCTACACTGGATCGGATGGATCCGTGACGCGGGTCCTCCCTCTGTCATGCCTCGACGAGCTCCATCCCCACCTCTGGCGTGCGACGAGCCTGGTAAATGGGACAACGCGGGACGAGCGGCCGGAGCACCACGCGGAGGCTACGCATGAGGAACACGAGAACGTCCTCGTCAGAGCTCGTCGTCGGCGCCGCGCGCCACCAGCATGGACACGGCATGCCGTTGACACCGGAGCCCATGACCACGTCGAAGAAGCTTGCCAGCCACGCCATGGGATTCCCAATAGCCACGGCTCGGCCATAGCACACACCGCCATAGCCGGCTCAAGCCAGGGAAGATTGCGCCACCGGCCGCCTCGCCTCCTGCTTCTTCTGGTGTCGACCTCGGCAGCCCAGTTGATCTGCAGACCATCATTATGCGCCCTCTCATCCATCCCTATGCATGCATGCGAGGTGTTTGTTGGAATGCCCCCAAGGAGGATAAGAACGTTTGAGAGAGATGACGATGCTGATAGGTGGGCCCTTCGTTCTACTTAACGGTCGACAAGCGGTGTTGACCATTTAGTGCCATGTGGACCTGATCAGTGGGTCCGGTATGTCATGAATTGAATTAATTTGTCCCAAATCAATCATTAGTGTTTATTGAGAAAATTAGCAAGAAAATCGGTAGATTTTTGAGACACCCAAGAAATGCGGTGGCAAATCCAAACAAGAACTTGAAATGTGGTTGTATTTTGCAATTTACTCTTTCAAATTTAAATTTGTGTATGAAGAGTGTGGTCACTTGATGCCATAATACCGAGGTCAAGCTACAGATACCCCCGTCGTCCATGGAGCCATCGTCTAGGGAGGGTCTCCAGCTCAATCATGCAGACGCAGATGTCCCCGCTACCAATACCAATGCAGTAGACAAGCAAATCAAGCGGCCGTCTTATATTATATTCCatatataccaatataaaaagacccaaaaAGGGGTAGATCCAACAAATCCGGGTCATCAAATCAGGTCAATCCAATGACTCAGGATGCTATAATGGTGAGCGCTCAACATGTTTAGTGTGCAGTTAATATCATACCAAATATCAACACCAATGCTAATCACATAATTAatacgcaaataatatcctacctAATATTTACGTgtatctataccaatataaaaagacccgAAGGGGCAGATCCAACAAATCCCGGTCGTTAAATCAGGTTAATCCAACGACTCGGGCTGCTATAATGGTGAGCGCTCAACATGTTTAGTGTGCAGTTAATATCATATCAAATATCAACTCTAATGCTAATCACATAATTAatacgcaaataatatcctacctAATATTTACGTGTAATTAATATATTACCTAATATCAGCATGCAATGCACGTACACATTTACTAGTTTTAGAAGGGAAACACATTGGGAATCTGTCTTGGTGTTTCCATGTAGAGTAAAATCGGGATTCTAGAAGCATATCTTTTGAACATTCATAGATAGAAACGCGAGCATGGAAGCACCTAGTATCCGTTGCCCCATCAtaacaaataaaaataaaaattcgTGTGACAAAATCTACCGGCAACCACCGAAAAGGTACCGCAGAGACCCTTTTACGTACTTGACGTAATCAAAGTACAGTTGGGTGGCTTCCATAACTAAATGTCTTACCTCGTGGCAGCATTATCAGTGATAGAGTTTACCTTGTTGTCTAGGTATTCATCATGTTTATTTCGTCGCATTAGTtttgttcatgcatgtagttaaGTTGAAGGCTTGAGGCTGCGGCAGTGAGCGTGCTCGTAGAAGTGTGGAGACGAGTACACATGCAAGCTAATAGTGCGTAGCTAGTTAGTTGAGTTAGCATCAGCTGATCAGTACGGGATAAGCATGAGACGCGTGGTTTGGCGATTGCGCAGCAGGTTGACAAGTTTGATAAGCTGTCAGTTTGGATCCGGGTAGTTAATTTGCCCTACAATCTGAGGAATGAAACGCGTGGTTTGGCGATTGCGCAGCAGGTTGATAAATCTGCTTCTGTTGTCCAAATTGATTCAGTAGGGGGGTTCTTGCGAGCCAGGGTCACTATTGATGTGCAGAAACCCCTGCGGAGATGGATCCTGATCAACTCGGCTAAGAGAAAGAGCATCGATCGATATGATATCGAGTATGAACAAATACCCCACTTCTGCTTCTCTTATGGTCGGCTTGGTCACTCCGATCTATTCTGTCCCATGCCCGGGACCAGAGATGAAAACGGTGATCTCCCGTTCAAGGCCTTTTTACGAGCGTCGGAGGATCGCAGGAAAGCTAATTCGGGAGAGAGTTCAGCACAGGATAAGCATGAGAAACAGCAAAGTACAAGAGAATCCCGATCATCAAACTCTCAGCCGAAGGGAGGACCGGAAGTGACATCACCTGTCAAAAAACCGGTGCTGCAAAAGCGTAAGGGGGCCCCGCAAGCGACTCAAGTCTATCGTCAGGTGGTGAAGCAAGCCCTGGCGATCACAGAACATGGCGAGGCCGCTGTTGGCAATGTAGATGGAGAAGGCACCTCTGAACCAACTGCTCTAGATGCTGGAAATCTGAACGAGTATCTCCCGGAGagggaatcaaagaagaagaagcctACTCCGCCATCATCTGAATCCTCGGCAGCGGCTGCGAGTCAGCCCTGCCCGAGCCAATGAATGCTATGAGTTGGAACTGTCgagggcttgggaaccctgcgaCAGTTCGTGAGCTTCGCAAGCTGGTGAAGCAAGAAGGTCCCACCCTGTTATTCATCATGGAAACGAAGATCAGGGGGCAACGAGTAGAAGATCTGAAAACTACATTAGGATTTCATGGTTGTTTTGCCGTCAATAGTGATGGGCTTAGTGGAGGCATCGGCCTCTTCTGGTCAAAGGATGTTGATGTTAGTTTGGAAAATTTCAGTAAATCTCATATTGATGTGAAGGTCACCCAGAATAATAAAAGTTGGCGTTTCACTGGTTTTTACGGTGAGCCCCGTGTGGAGAATCGACACCACAGCTGGCGGTTCCTCCATACTCTTTTTGCTATCCAGCATGAGGCGTGGCTGTGTACGGGGGATTTCAACGAAACCCTACATGCGGATGAGCACTTTGGCATGAATGCAAGACCGGAAAGACACATGTGTGCTTTCCGTGAAGCAATTTCAGATTGCGCGCTCCAGGACCTGGGGTGGCGCGGAGTACCCTTCACATGGGATAATGCTCAGCAAGGCAGTTCTAATGTTAAAGCGCGGATTGATAGAGCTTTCGCTAACGCCGATTTCCTTCAGCTATTTGAACTCCCCAGTGTCAAACATGTGAGTAGCGTGGAGTCGGATCACTGCTTTGTTCTGGCTGAATGTCGTCCTCAGGCGACGATGGGATGGACTCGAGCACCACGCACGTTCCGTTATGAAAACGTTTGGCAAATTCATGCGGATTATGACGAGATGGTCCGGAACATGTGGCAAGTGGGCGCGGGTCAGCAAGGATTGCAAGGCATCGTTGACGCCCTTTCCAATGTTCAGCAGCAGCTGGGCTCGTGGGGGCGGCGAGAGTTTGGAAATCTGGAACGGAAAGTCCGAAAGCTTCAGCAGCGGCTTGACCGCCTGCGATCTGCGTCGCTCCGACACGGCCCAACTGACGAAGAGAAAGCGGTCGCGAAGCAGCTACGCGAAGCTTTGCGGCAGGAGGAAATTTGGCTAAAACAAAGATCTCGTGTGTTGTGGCTCCGTGCAGGGATAGAAACACAGGCTATTTTCAAGCACAAGCACGGCAACGCACGAGGACCAATCGCATTACCTCATTGGAGAGCATAAACGGCCACGTTATCAGTGACCCAATGGAGGTAAAGGATGAGATCACTTCTTTCTATCAAGCTCTGTACCAGTCCCAAGGTTACAGACCAATGGAAGAACTTTTGCACTCTGTAGAGCCGCGAGTGTCCGCTGATATGAATCATTTGCTCGAGAAGGAGTACACCGCAGCAGAGGTAAAAACCGCATTGTTTGATATGGCGCCGTCTAAAGCGCCAGGTGTGGATGGCTTCACAGCGGGTTTCTACCAACGACATTGGAATGTCGTTGGGAATGATATTACAATGGCTATATTGAGTTTTTTGAACGGGGGAGAGCTCCCAGCAGGGCTCAACGATACGGCTATCACTTTAATCCCAAAGGTCAGGTACCCTCAAAAAATTTCTCAATACTGTCCTATTGCCTTATGCCCAGTTTTGTATAAGATTGCAGTCAAGACTGTGGCAAACAGACTGCGCCTCATCTTGGATGATGTTATAGGCGATGAGCAGAGTGCGTTTGTGCCGGGACGCTTGATCACGGACAATGTCTTAGTGGCCTATGAGTGTATTCATGCTATCAGGAGAAGGAAGAAAGGCAAGAATTATACATGTGCTGTTAAATTGGATATGCTCAAGGCATATGATCGCGTGGAGTGGCATTACCTAGAAGCCATGCTTGTGCAGCTGGGCTTCAGGGATCGATTCATCAGGCTTATAATGAAATGTGTCACGTCCGTCAGATTCTCAGTTAAGGTTAACGGTGAACTGCTGCCTTATTTCAACCCCTCCAGAGGGCTTCGCCAAGGATGTCCAGTCTCACCTTATCTGTTCCTAGTCTGCGCTCAAGGACTAACATCGCTACCTAACAATTATGGTGGTGCGCACATCGACAGAGGAATCCGTGTGAGTATCCATGCACCATGGGTTAGTCATCTTTTGTCCGCTGACGATAGTCTCATTTTTCTTGCTGCCAAGACCCAAAGTGCAGAACGGCTCGTGGAAATATTACAAATCTATGCGGACTGCTCGGGCCAGGCGGTCAACAAGGAGAAAAGCTCTATTTTCTTCAGTGGCAACTCGGGGCAGCCCCTCCGGACGCAGATCAAACATATGCTCGGGATTGCAGCAGAAGCGTTTTCTGAGCGCTATCTAGGCTTACCCACGGCCATTGGAAGAATCACTAGTGGTACTTTCCATCATATCGGTGAACGTATTCGCAGCAAAATAAGTGGATGGTCTGAGAGGAATTTAGCCTGTGCAGGGAGGGAAGTGCTTTTGAAATCTATTGCACAAGCTATTCCAACATACAGTATGAGCTGTTTCTTGCTGACCAAGAAGGTTTGCAAGGAAATCACCTCGCCCATGGCCAAATACTGGTGGGGGAGTTCCATTGACAAAAGATCCCTACATTGGCTGGCGTGGGATAAATTGACAGAGCCAAAAATCAAAGGAGGTCTGGGCTTTCGGGATCCCCAAATGTTCAATCTAGCAATGCTTGGAAAGCAAGGCTGGCGCATTCTGACCAAACCAGATTCTTTGTGCTCTAGAGTGTTGAAGGGAAAGTATTTCCCACACTCAAACTTTCTCCAAGCCTCGATACCCAAGGGAGCTTCCTCTACCTGGGAGGCTATCATCGCAAGCAGGAAGGCTTTGGAGAGGGGATTGATCCACCGAATAGGAGATGGCTCATCTATATCTATTTGGAATGATCCTTGGATCCCAAACATAGTCACTATGAAACCGACTGGTAGATTAGGGGCGGCGCCCCTGCATACTGTCTCAGAGCTGATAGATGACTACACTGGGAGTTGGAATGTCAGTTTGGTCCGCCAAAATTTTCCGCACCCCGATGCTGAGGCGATTCTTAATATACCCTTGAACAGATTAGGTGGGGAAGATAGTTTGGCGTGGTCGTTGGAAAAGTCGGGTAACTACACTGTAAAATCAGCATATCGCTCTCTCATGACTCGGAACGAGCTTAGTTCTCTAGAGGAAGGGACGATGACGGACACTTCATCAGCAAATAACAGTTGTGGACCGCACTTTGGAAATTACGGGTGGTGCCGAAGGTTAGGGTTTTTTGGTGGAGGGTTTTGCGTGGCATCCTGCCAGACTACATGACTCTACAGCACCGTCACATCAAGCCACTTGGCCGCTGCGATCTATGCAAGGCCATGAATGAAGACTTAATGCATGCACTCATCTCATGCTCACATGCCAAGCAGTTTTGGGTTGCAGCGAGGGATCGGTTTGATCTCCATCTACCGAGGCTGCATCCGCTAACATGGGCACGGGATATTGTGCTCGATGAGATGTTTTCTGACGAGGCTCGTTGTCAGATTATCACAATCATGCATACAATATGGACCTCCAGGAACAAATGGACCCACGATCAGGAGGGCTTCTCCCCGGTGCAAGCGCTCAAGTGGATCCATGAAACCCTGGCCATACTCGATCTACCTAACCATCGCCCAGTGGTGCTGTCGGGACGGAGTTGGAACCCCCCTGATGTGGGGTGGATTACCATCAATACTGATGGCTCAGTATTCCCAAATGCGTTGTCAGGAGGAGCAGGCGGCGTTGCTCGGTCTCACATATCTTTTGTGGGGGCTTGGTGCAAGTCGCTAGAGGGGGTCTCTGATCCTTTCATTGCTGAGCTCCTAGCGTTTCGGGAAGGTGTGATCTTTGCTCATCTACGTGGAATGTCACATGTGATAATGCAGGTCGACTGCATGGAGCTGGTCACCCAATGGAGTTCGCGCGGCAACTCACGATCTATTGCTGCGCCTATCTTTCATGAACTTGAAGCTTTAGTCCTTAATTTTGCTTCTTTCTCGGTTCAGCATATCAGCAGGGATCTTAACTTCCCGGCCCACTTATGTGCACAGCGCGCTAGTGCAACGGAGGGTACGGACTGCTGGCTCGATGCGAGTCCAGATTTCCTTGTCAATAGCCTACGGGCAGACTGTAACCGCGTGATTATTCGCTAAATAAAGTCAGAGTTCGATGCAAAAAAAAAAGCTGATCAGTACCATGCACGTCGTGTAGTTTGCATGGATGTGGTTGTTAGCAACATGCGCGTACAGCTCCGTGGAGTCAGAGCGGCCAAGTTCGGTGGCATATCAGCGTGGAGCTAGAAGTGGACGCAATCAGTTGAGGCGTGCGTCAAGTGTGCCGTGTGGGCAGGGCCGGGCCCATAGTTGTGCTAAGTGTGCCGCCCGCACAGGGCCCATAAATTTTGGGGGGCCCAAATTTTTTAGGCCTAGTATGtatatttctcaaaaaaaaaaagtaGTTCCGCTTGGCCGCTGGGCCTGTGGGCGTGGGCATCCTCGACGCGTGCCAGCCGCCAGGCCGCTGCCTCACCTCGATCCCAGGCGCATTTGATCGCTGCTCGTTCTTTTCTCGTCGGTTGTCCAGCGACCAGCGCACCTGATCCCACGCGCACATGGTTGACTCACACCGCACCTCATCTTCTCTACTTCTCTACGTATACTATCTAAAAAACGCGTAGCGTTCCTTTTTTCCTGCCAACAGGACCGCGCTTTCTGCCCACCCTTCGTCCGTGCCTCGCTCGAAGTCCCATTTTCAACCCGAAAACATCGGGACACAATCCCCTCCCGATCCACGTCGGACCACCGCCTCCCACCTCCATTCTGggcgctgcctcctcctcccctcccaaGCACAGCCGCTGCATCCCTCCATCCAAGTACACCCGCCCTTCcatactctctctctctctctctctctctctctctctccctctctctctctctctctctctctctctctctctctctctctctctctcttggaGTTGGAGCCGCCGTCATTCCTCCTCCGCGTGGCTTGCAT
This sequence is a window from Aegilops tauschii subsp. strangulata cultivar AL8/78 chromosome 7, Aet v6.0, whole genome shotgun sequence. Protein-coding genes within it:
- the LOC120968610 gene encoding uncharacterized protein, encoding MNAMSWNCRGLGNPATVRELRKLVKQEGPTLLFIMETKIRGQRVEDLKTTLGFHGCFAVNSDGLSGGIGLFWSKDVDVSLENFSKSHIDVKVTQNNKSWRFTGFYGEPRVENRHHSWRFLHTLFAIQHEAWLCTGDFNETLHADEHFGMNARPERHMCAFREAISDCALQDLGWRGVPFTWDNAQQGSSNVKARIDRAFANADFLQLFELPSVKHVSSVESDHCFVLAECRPQATMGWTRAPRTFRYENVWQIHADYDEMVRNMWQVGAGQQGLQGIVDALSNVQQQLGSWGRREFGNLERKVRKLQQRLDRLRSASLRHGPTDEEKAVAKQLREALRQEEIWLKQRSRVLWLRAGIETQAIFKHKHGNARGPIALPHWRA